Sequence from the Thermodesulfobacteriota bacterium genome:
GATCCATTTCTGGTGACAAATGGACTATGACCCATGGTGGTACATTGACCGATTTAGACCCTGCTTCATTTACAAACTAATACCATTTTTTCTTTAATTAAGCGGGCAGCAATCCTTTTTATTGGAGGGGGCTGTCCGCTTAATTTTTAAACCATACCAATGCCATTCCTTATCTTTATCCTCACATTTCTCTTTTATCTTAATACGGCATCACCCGGGATTCTTCTTCCTGACAGCCCGGAGTTCGTTGCAGCATCTTTCGGCTTAGGGGTTGCCCATCCACCAGGATATTCCTTTTATCTGCTCATGGGAAGATTGTTTTCTCTTATTCCTGTCGGAAACTTAGCATGGCGAATGAATCTAATGTCGGCGCTTTTTGCTTCCTTTACTGTTGTCATTATCTATTTATCAAGTAAAAGAGTCCTCGAAGCTGTTTTCCCTGAAAAAGGATTGGGAAAACAAAATACGAAATGGGGACATATAAGAGAAACGATTTACAAGTCCTCCGCTTCGATAGTTGCCCTCCTCTTTGCTTTTTCTTCTTCATTTTGGTCCTATGCCATAAACACAGAGGCGTATTCGACAAATTGCTTCTTATTGGCTGCTACCCTTTTTTCCTTGATTCTATATGTTTCCTCTAAAGAAAAACCGACAACAAATATGACTCTCTCCTTTCCAACGCAGAAAAGACAGAGATTTTTATATCTGACATCTCTTCTAATAGGGCTTCTTTTAGCTTTTCATACTGTAAATCTAATATATGTGGGATTATTTATTGGTTTTGTTGTTGTTAAGACAATATACATGAATGGTAAAAAAGAAATAAAGATAGAGAATTCGTTTTTAGCCTTATTCTTTTTCCTCTTAGGCATTTCTGTACTCTTTTACCTTCCAATAAGGTCTATGTCTCTCCCTTTTATTAATATCGGTGATTCAGCCAATTGGTGGGATTTTTTCAAAACAGTTACGGGCAAAATTTATACGGGAGAGCTGTCTTTATTTTCCATACCTCTCAGGGAAAAAGCGTATAACCTTTTATACTCTCTTAAATCTATAGGGCATCAATTTACCCTTCCTCTGGCAGGTATAGGCTTGGTAGGTATCTATTTGCTTCTCAAGAAAAAGATTATGACCTTTCTGATGCTCTTATCAGTGGCATTGGCTAATATTCTCTTCTTTGCAAATTATGATTTAGGGGCATCGAGAAATGAATCTTTCCCTTCCCAGCTTTTTTTGCCCTTTTATATTGTATTCTCAGTGTTTTTAAGTGTAGGGCTGGCAGGTATTGCAAAATGGGCAATCTCCAGGGTAAATTTCTCCACTGTTACTAAATTCTCATCTTTATCCCTGATTATTATTCTGGTCATCAGGTTCCCGTTTTACGAAAACTATAAAGTGAGCGATTCCAGTTTAGACCGTTATTTTTATGAATTCGGCAAGAGAAGGGTAGAGACATTCGAACCTAATTCTGTTTTTCTCTGCACAAACAGCAAAAACTCTCTATTCTTCTTGTGGTACTTCAACGTCATTGAAAACAGGAGACTTGATATTGATTCAATGCTGATTAACCCTTTTGTAAAAACCTCCCTTGAGAAAACTCTGAAAGAGCCTAAATTTGGAAATGTCTCAAAAGAGTTAAAAGGAAGAATCTTTAATAACACTATAGAGGTCCGTTCCATGATAATGGATTCGCTGTTAAAGAACTATCTCCCCAGATTTCCTTTTTATATCAATAACCCGGAGGGATATATTGGCGAGGAATATGTAAGAATACCGGAAGGGAACGTGTACAGGATTCAGAGAGAAGCCCCGGAGACAATCGCAAAGAATCCTGCAATAGAAAAGACAGTTAATGCCGTATACAATGATAAGATCATGTTAATAGGCTATAATATGGATAGGTCATCCGCTCATATTGGAGAAACCATCAAACTCTCGCTCTTCTGGAGATCTCTTCAAAAGATGGATAAAGACTACAAATTTATTGTCCTTATAACAGGTGAAGACAACAGGATAATAGGGAAAAAGTTCTCTGATCCATTTACCCATAAACCTGCTTATGGTATATATCCAACGAGCAGATGGAGAAATGGTGAAATCATAAAAGACAACATTGATATCCTGATTCATCTCGGTTTTTCTCCTGGCATCTTTTATATAAATTTAGCGGTTGGGAGTGAAAAAAAAGGTGAGGAATTGTTGCCGATAACATCAGAGGATACTGTAACTGAAGGAAGGTTTGTTCGGACAGCAAAGGTTGAGGTATTACCAGATTATTAGGATAACTCTAGTGGAACGTCCCTTTAAACAGCGCTTTAAACAGCGCATTTAAGTGCGCTGTTGTAACTATGCGCTGTTGTCGGTATGAATTGCTATATGTATATAATCTTTATTGTTTCTTTTTTAATTTACTTGTTTACTCTGGCACCAACCATCATCTTCTCCGATGCTCCTGAGCTGGTGGCTGCCGGTTTTGGATTGGGCACTGCCCATCCTCCAGGCTATTCCCTATATCTCATTCTATTAAAGTTGTCTTCCTTTATTCCATTGGGGAGCCTCTCATGGAAAGGAAATATCCTTTCCGCTCTTTTTGGATCTTTGACTGTAGTAGGGGTATATCTATTGATAAAAGAGGTACTTGCCATTCTTCATTCTGAGAACGGGGAGAAAACTGTAGAACCAGAAATAGATAATCGTAAAACAAAGATACTTATTTACTCTTTGGCTATAGCGTCATCTCTCCTATTTGCCTTTTCGAATAATTTCTGGGACTATGCCTTAGGCTCTGAGGTATATACCCTGAATTCCTTTATATTCTGTTTGGTGCTATTTTTCATTTTAAGGGAAGCCCGCTTTGCCATGGGTTTGTTTAAATCTTCCAGAGGAGACGAAAAGAGATACAGAAACCTTTTCTTTTTATCCTTCACCATAGGTTTCTTTATAGCCCTTCATAGCACTAATCTTATATACATTCCCTTATTTTTTTTAACAATCCTTTATTTGAATTGGAAATTAATGCCTTCGCAAAAATATTTACTTCCTTGCATCTTCTTTCTTATCCTTGCTGTATCGGTTACCCTCTATCTTCCCATCCGCTCACAGATAGATGAAGTAATAAAGATTGGAGACGCATCCAACTGGAAAGATTTTTATAATACTTTAACAGGCAAAGTTTATACAAGCAGACTCCCCCTTCTCTCTATCTCTTTAAAGGAGAGATTGTTCAATTTTCAGTATGCCTTTACCTCAATATCGTTTGAATACCAGCTTTTCTTTATGGTCATAGGAATATTTGGCATCTGGATACTATCCAGAAAATTCCCTCTTTTGTCTCTCTTATTTATACTGCTCATACTGGCCAACGTATCTCTATACGGCATCTTTGATCTGGGGGCAAAAAAAAATATCACCTTTCCCTTCCAGCTTTTCTTTAATTACTATATCCTCTTTTCTATTCTTATAGCCGTTGGATTAAAAACGATACTAGAGGTATTAATCTCTTTTAAGCCACTTAGGTTTCTAAGTCGTACACCTCATTGCTTGCTCTTACTATCTTTAATACCGCTATTCCCTTTGTATCAGAACTATCGCATCAATAACCCCTCTGATTACTACTTCTTTCACGACTTTGGAAAAAATGTCCTTAGCTTTCTGGAACAGGGGTCCTATTTCTTGACTACGAACAAAGAGAACCTCTTGTTTTATTTCCTGTACTTTCAATTCATTGAGGGCAGATGGCAGGATGTCAATGTCCTGACGATCAATCCTTTTATACGGGCGCCTCTGGTAAAGCTGATAAAAACCCCGGAGCACAGAAAGGCACTACAGATTCTAAAGAACGAGCATTTCGATAACAAAGGTTTGGGTATTATAAATGCCTTAGTAAAAAACTATGTGGACAAAGGGCCATTTTTTGCTAACATACAAAGGGAATATATAAGCGATGAATACATAAAAATTCCAAAAGGTTACATCTTCAAGATACAGAAAGAAGCAGAGGGTTTTATAGTCAAA
This genomic interval carries:
- a CDS encoding DUF2723 domain-containing protein — translated: MPFLIFILTFLFYLNTASPGILLPDSPEFVAASFGLGVAHPPGYSFYLLMGRLFSLIPVGNLAWRMNLMSALFASFTVVIIYLSSKRVLEAVFPEKGLGKQNTKWGHIRETIYKSSASIVALLFAFSSSFWSYAINTEAYSTNCFLLAATLFSLILYVSSKEKPTTNMTLSFPTQKRQRFLYLTSLLIGLLLAFHTVNLIYVGLFIGFVVVKTIYMNGKKEIKIENSFLALFFFLLGISVLFYLPIRSMSLPFINIGDSANWWDFFKTVTGKIYTGELSLFSIPLREKAYNLLYSLKSIGHQFTLPLAGIGLVGIYLLLKKKIMTFLMLLSVALANILFFANYDLGASRNESFPSQLFLPFYIVFSVFLSVGLAGIAKWAISRVNFSTVTKFSSLSLIIILVIRFPFYENYKVSDSSLDRYFYEFGKRRVETFEPNSVFLCTNSKNSLFFLWYFNVIENRRLDIDSMLINPFVKTSLEKTLKEPKFGNVSKELKGRIFNNTIEVRSMIMDSLLKNYLPRFPFYINNPEGYIGEEYVRIPEGNVYRIQREAPETIAKNPAIEKTVNAVYNDKIMLIGYNMDRSSAHIGETIKLSLFWRSLQKMDKDYKFIVLITGEDNRIIGKKFSDPFTHKPAYGIYPTSRWRNGEIIKDNIDILIHLGFSPGIFYINLAVGSEKKGEELLPITSEDTVTEGRFVRTAKVEVLPDY
- a CDS encoding DUF2723 domain-containing protein, translated to MYIIFIVSFLIYLFTLAPTIIFSDAPELVAAGFGLGTAHPPGYSLYLILLKLSSFIPLGSLSWKGNILSALFGSLTVVGVYLLIKEVLAILHSENGEKTVEPEIDNRKTKILIYSLAIASSLLFAFSNNFWDYALGSEVYTLNSFIFCLVLFFILREARFAMGLFKSSRGDEKRYRNLFFLSFTIGFFIALHSTNLIYIPLFFLTILYLNWKLMPSQKYLLPCIFFLILAVSVTLYLPIRSQIDEVIKIGDASNWKDFYNTLTGKVYTSRLPLLSISLKERLFNFQYAFTSISFEYQLFFMVIGIFGIWILSRKFPLLSLLFILLILANVSLYGIFDLGAKKNITFPFQLFFNYYILFSILIAVGLKTILEVLISFKPLRFLSRTPHCLLLLSLIPLFPLYQNYRINNPSDYYFFHDFGKNVLSFLEQGSYFLTTNKENLLFYFLYFQFIEGRWQDVNVLTINPFIRAPLVKLIKTPEHRKALQILKNEHFDNKGLGIINALVKNYVDKGPFFANIQREYISDEYIKIPKGYIFKIQKEAEGFIVKDPEIVYETMVSYGNKIELVGYNLDKTIIARGEPLHVTCFWQRLSQLGKNHKIIVVITDQSGRILRELYNHPLSHYPVYGAYPTSQWKESEMVKDEGYFMPHFNIAPGNYYINIGISDGKELLPITQSQTKTEGRFARLEKITINP